The nucleotide sequence CAAGGCCCAATGCAATTCATCCAATGGCCGATCACAGAGGGGACAACAGGCATCTGGAACCGTTAACAGTTGCATTTTTTGCTCCAATTGTCCCAGTTGAGTTTCGAGATCCCGTTGCCGATCTTGGAGTTGTTCCATAAAGCGGCGGCGTTCCAGGCCCTTGTCTTGCAGATGTTGCAGATACACCCGTTGCTTTTGGAGATGGGAGATTTTGCTGGTGACTTCTAAAACCGCTTGTTGAAGTTGGGGCTGGCCGGCCTGTTGTTGCTGGAGTTGGCGGGCATTGTGGCGTAATTCATCCATGCGGGCGACAAGGCGGGAGTGGGCGCGTTCCTGTTCGAGTTCCAGTTGGCGTTGGTGTTGCAGGAGGGGAAAGGCTTGATTTTGGAGGTCGTCAAGATCGTGCAGCTTGGCCTTGCTGGTGTGGAGGTTTTGGAGCGCGGCTGTGATTTCAGCTTCTTTACTGATAACTTTTAAACAATCAGCCTGTTGCTGTTCTAGGCGGGTGAGTTGAGATTGGCAGGTTTGTAATTGTTGATGGAGCGTCAGGCTGGCCTGGTCGAGGGCTTGTTGCAAGTTTTGGCGGCGAGTTTCCAGGCCCCGATAAACCGTAGCTTTTTCTGCTAACTGGCGATCCTGGGTTTGCAGGTGTTGCCAATAATCATAACCGGCCTGGATTTGAGCTTGGGTCTGGAGGAGGGGGCGCAGTTTTTGGAGTTGGGCCTGGGCTGTGGTACAACTTTGTGACTGGCGGGTGAGTTCTGCTTGGAGATGAGTCTGTTGCTGGTTGGCCCAAGTCAGTTGTTGCTGCCAGAGTTGTCGGCTTTGGGACAGTTCGGTTAGTTTTTGTTGCTCGGACTGGAGGTGTTCAAGCTGTTGCCGTAAAGCTCGAATTTTTTGCTCTAGGCTAACTTTTTCGCAGGCTAAATCTTCTAAACCCGTGAGTTGGGCTTCAATTTGGCTGAGGTTTTGCCCTAATAGCCCAAGTTGACCTTTATATTGACGGGCAGAATCACGGGCGGCCTCGGCTAGGGTTTCATAGTGATCCAGTTTGAGTAAATCGGCTAGGAGTTGTTTACGTTCGGCCGGCCGTTTGAGCATAAATTCATCGGCGCGCCCTTGACGTAAATAGGCCGAATTGATGAAGGTTTCATAGTCCAAATGAATCTGTTGGCAAATGCGCGCTTGGGTTTGGCGTAAACTGCGGCCGGTTAAACTCCGAAATCCTGATGGGTCGCCTATGTTGGCAGTGGCCTCAATCCGGGCCTGGAACTCCAAATAGGTGGCCTGGTTTCGGCGGCGAGTGCGGATAATTCGATAACATTGCCCCTGAATTTCTAAAACAAAATCAACTTGGGCTTCTGTTTGACCGCTGTGGATCAGATCATCTTCATTAATGGCCCGACTTTGTCCCCATACCGCCCAGGCCATGGCTTCTAATAGGGATGATTTTCCAGCACCATTGGGGCCACAAATACAAGCCAACTGTAAGCCGCTAAAGTCCAAACTGGCCTGGTGATAGCTGAGAAAGTTTTGTAAGGTTAGACGCAGGGGGATCATCGCATTATTAAGCAAAAATCCACAATTAAGCTCAGTATAGAATATTCTCTGTAGTTTTATACGTTCAGGGTGGTTGCTTGGCCTGGGCAGCGATTCTGTCTGCTGATAACCATAAAAACTTCGAGTTGGGAGCTAAAGTTGTACCTTAATAATTAATCATGACCCCCTTTGGGAGCAGATGAAGCAGGTCAAAATTACCCTGATTATGCAGGTCTTTATCCATGAAACTGAAACAGAGACGGAACAATTTACAAAGTTTAGCGACATTTATGGTTATAGACTTTATGTTCTTCAAGTTGTTTAATTAATATCATCCATTCAGTTAAGCGAAAGGCACATGATTGTAGTCATCAATTCTATCCAATCACCCAGACTGATATTGACTGAGTAACCAGGCCCCGACTTGGGATGGATCTGTTTATCGACTGCGGTGCAGCACTTCTAAGATTCGGAAAGACCAAGCTCACCGGATGCAGATAGCCTCATATTTTTAGTTGTGTAGTGCATCAGATTTGGCGACAATGCCCTGCCTTAAACTCAGCAATGGCTTCTTCTGCCAAACCCTCCAATTTACCGTTGGCGATGTCTTGTTCTAACTGCTCATCCCAACGCTGATAATCCACATCAAAAAGCCACTTCTTTAATTGTTGAAACTCATCAGATGAGAGAGTGAGGATGGCGGCTTCAAGTTGCTCCAGAGTTAACATATATAGAATATCTTGCTACGTGAACAGTGATCAAATCAT is from Pseudocalidococcus azoricus BACA0444 and encodes:
- a CDS encoding SMC family ATPase; the protein is MIPLRLTLQNFLSYHQASLDFSGLQLACICGPNGAGKSSLLEAMAWAVWGQSRAINEDDLIHSGQTEAQVDFVLEIQGQCYRIIRTRRRNQATYLEFQARIEATANIGDPSGFRSLTGRSLRQTQARICQQIHLDYETFINSAYLRQGRADEFMLKRPAERKQLLADLLKLDHYETLAEAARDSARQYKGQLGLLGQNLSQIEAQLTGLEDLACEKVSLEQKIRALRQQLEHLQSEQQKLTELSQSRQLWQQQLTWANQQQTHLQAELTRQSQSCTTAQAQLQKLRPLLQTQAQIQAGYDYWQHLQTQDRQLAEKATVYRGLETRRQNLQQALDQASLTLHQQLQTCQSQLTRLEQQQADCLKVISKEAEITAALQNLHTSKAKLHDLDDLQNQAFPLLQHQRQLELEQERAHSRLVARMDELRHNARQLQQQQAGQPQLQQAVLEVTSKISHLQKQRVYLQHLQDKGLERRRFMEQLQDRQRDLETQLGQLEQKMQLLTVPDACCPLCDRPLDELHWALVKQRHEQSQQDLLDQIWVIREQLAVSEREIQVLRREYREVDQELSQLHQVLEQRGRLEAQLGNTTSLEAQLHRIFNEIQTLESQLQQQQQVQNQAPEWHTLTTQLTALNYDEKTHALARGEVERWRWAEAKQAELNQARRQLHHLEQQLPALIAHQNHLQTELKTLTTNSDLAQELQTIQAQLDALDYDPTAHHQLQAQLRDYQPYLLQWQELTQAQATAPQLQQTIQNLAIAIDKIKEQIAETGNQIKHLQAQLHHSQDTPSRLKQLAEEMNQAQTNLETHLAHLGRLSQQQQQHHQLQTQLGQLQQQQAHAQSQLQIYQELAQAFGQNGIPALMIENLLPQLEAEANHLLGRLTGSQLHVQFVTQKAGRGTKSVGAAFRKEPNKLIDTLDILIADTQGTRPYETYSGGEAFRVNFAIRLALSRLLARQSGSELQLLIIDEGFGTQDQEGCERLIAALNSIAPDFACILAITHMPQLQAAFQTRIAVTKTTAGSQLTLIS